CGCCATTGGCTTGCAGACCGCGCAGCACTTTTTCCGGCGTCACGGGCAACTCATAGAGGCGAACACCGACGGCATCGTAAATAGCGTTGACGACTGCCGGGAGCACCGGATTGGCGCACATCTCGCCCGGGCCTTTGCCACCATAGGGACCATCTTGGGCGGGGCGTTCCAGAACAGAGATGTGATGCGGTGCCAGATCGCCAGGACCAGGCATCAGGTAGTCATTGAAGTCGACCGGCCCATGGTCACGTTGCGGGTAGTAGGGTTCTGTCGTTTCCCACGCCGCATGGCTCATGCCCATCCAGGCACCACCGCGCAGTTGCTGCTCGACCATGCCCGGGTTCAGGGCACGACCAACCTCATAGGCCGACTGCATGTCCGTCACGGCCACTTCGCCGGTCTCATCATCCACTTCGACCTCAACCAGTATGGCGGCATGGGCGAAGGTGGTGACCGGGCTCATCTCGCCGGTTTCGGGATCAACCTCAGACAAGGGAATGAGAAAGATCCCCCGCCCGGCTATGGTGCGCCCTTGCTTGAACTGTGCCTCCTGCGCTGCCGCCATGGTGGTGATTGAGCGCGAGGGGGCGCCCTTCACATGGATGTTACCCTGCCCATCAGTGACCAAATCGCCGGGGTCCACTTCCAGTTCTTCAGCAGCGGCTTCCAGCATCACCGAGCGCGCTTCTTGCGCCGCCATGATCACGGCATTGCCCATGCGGTGGGTGCCGCGGCTGGCGAACGAACCCATGTCGTGCGGGCCGGTGTCG
The DNA window shown above is from Hyphomicrobiales bacterium and carries:
- a CDS encoding xanthine dehydrogenase family protein molybdopterin-binding subunit — its product is MTVHTGRGFAAINYPIGMNLGGDPSQALVHSNPDGKFTVALSAIDLGQGMKSVTRQIAAETLGVPIADVYVDTADSDTGPHDMGSFASRGTHRMGNAVIMAAQEARSVMLEAAAEELEVDPGDLVTDGQGNIHVKGAPSRSITTMAAAQEAQFKQGRTIAGRGIFLIPLSEVDPETGEMSPVTTFAHAAILVEVEVDDETGEVAVTDMQSAYEVGRALNPGMVEQQLRGGAWMGMSHAAWETTEPYYPQRDHGPVDFNDYLMPGPGDLAPHHISVLERPAQDGPYGGKGPGEMCANPVLPAVVNAIYDAVGVRLYELPVTPEKVLRGLQANGGAKPRQMLSSSHLSGQAG